From the Sebastes fasciatus isolate fSebFas1 chromosome 3, fSebFas1.pri, whole genome shotgun sequence genome, one window contains:
- the pdcd4b gene encoding programmed cell death protein 4b: MATDCEAWLNNNPVEAEDLSDSFVSGEEDNAGSVVNKNIKNEINGNWLSSSSNSIHEARLKAKAKRRLRKNSSRDSGRGDSLSDNGDVVKGTLVAPTSPKSKLLDRKSRLGKGRGLPKKGGAGGKGVWGRSGEVYELEEVDQKDPNYDEAQENCVYETVVPPLEEKDFEKTVTPIVQEYFEHGDTNEVAELLAELNLGPMQSKVPSLAVSLALEAKASHRELTSRLLVDLCGPVLSHSDMENSFDKLLLELPDLVLDTPGAPQLVGQFIARAVSDEILSKSYIEGYKGRVDCQYTRASLDRAAVLLKMSMGGLRIDNLWGTGGGQRPVKQLIREMNLLLKEYILSGDTKEAERCLRDLEVPHFHHEFVYEAIVMVLESKGEKTLKMILQLLKSLSVSSVITVDQMRRGYERVYMDIAEINIDVPRAYFILEQFVDQSFSMGIIDVKLRDLCPCRGRKRFVSEGDGGVVKLESY; this comes from the exons ATGGCAACTGACTGCGAGGCCTGGCTGAACAACAACCCCGTTG AGGCGGAGGACCTGAGTGACTCCTTTGTATCTGGAGAGGAAGACAACGCAGGATCGGTTGTcaacaaaaacatcaaaaatgAGATCAATGGCAACTGGCTGTCCTCGTCTAGCAACAGCATCCACGAAGCGCGTCTCAAGGCGAAGGCCAAGCGGAGGCTGAGAAAGAACTCTTCCAGGGACTCCGGCAGGGGGGACTCTCTCAGCGATAATGGGGACGTGGTCAAGGGAACCTTGGTGGCACCCACCAGCCCTAAGAGCAAGCTGCTGGACAGAAAGTCCCGACTGGGCAAGGGCAGAGGTCTGCCAAAGAAAG GTGGGGCTGGAGGAAAAGGTGTGTGGGGCCGATCTGGTGAAGTTTATGAACTGGAGGAGGTTGATCAGAAAGACCCCAACTATGACGAAGCTCAG GAAAACTGTGTGTATGAGACTGTGGTTCCCCCGCTGGAGGAGAAGGACTTTGAGAAGACGGTCACCCCCATAGTGCAGGAATACTTTGAACATGGAGACACAAATGAAGTAGCG GAGCTGCTTGCAGAACTGAACCTGGGACCCATGCAGAGCAAGGTGCCCTCGCTGGCTGTGTCGCTGGCCCTGGAGGCCAAAGCCAGCCACCGGGAGCTCACCTCCAGGCTGCTGGTTGACCTGTGTGGACCGGTGCTGTCACACAGCGACATGGAAAACTCCTTTGACAAACTGCTCCTAGAGCTGCCCGATCTGGTGCTGGATACACCCGGAGCCCCGCAG TTGGTGGGCCAATTCATTGCACGCGCTGTCAGCGACGAAATATTGTCCAAGAGCTACATTGAGGGCTACAAAGGCAGAGTTGACTGTCAATACACAAG AGCATCACTAGACCGGGCAGCGGTGCTGCTGAAGATGAGTATGGGTGGCCTACGCATAGACAACCTGTGGGGGACAGGCGGGGGCCAGAGACCTGTCAAACAGCTCATCAGAGAG ATGAACCTGCTGCTGAAGGAGTACATCCTATCTGGAGACACCAAGGAGGCTGAGAGGTGCCTGAGAGACCTGGAAGTTCCCCACTTCCACCATGAGTTTGTCTATGAG GCAATAGTGATGGTGTTGGAGTCCAAAGGAGAGAAAACATTGAAAATGATTCTGCAGCTACTCAAGTCGCTCTCTGTGTCGTCCGTCATCACTGTGGACCAAATGAGAAGG gGCTATGAGAGAGTTTATATGGACATTGCTGAAATCAACATTGATGTCCCTCGAGCATACTTCATCCTGGAGCAATTTGTTGACCAGAGCTTCAGTATGGGAATCATTGACGTAAAGTTAAGAGATCTTTGTCCCTGTCG AGGCCGGAAGAGATTTGTCAGCGAGGGAGACGGTGGTGTTGTCAAACTTGAAAGTTACTGA